From a region of the Corallococcus coralloides DSM 2259 genome:
- the gap gene encoding type I glyceraldehyde-3-phosphate dehydrogenase — MAIKLAINGFGRIGRCILRAALSRKEDLEIVAINDLDKPSALAHLFKYDSVHRTWPGEVSHTDKGIVVNGKEIAVTAEKDPSALPWKNMNVDVVMECTGRFTARDAAAKHLAAGAKKVIISAPAKGPDMTIAYGINHHEYDPAKHHIVSNASCTTNCLAPIAKVLVDNFGVEKGLMTTVHSYTNDQRILDLTHEDMRRARAAALSMIPTSTGAAKAIGEVIPSLKGKMHGISVRVPTPNVSLVDLTVNTTKKVTPEEVIAAMKAAANGPLKGVLEFSDAQTVSVDYNGNPHSAIFDATNCFVMGDNMLKVMAWYDNEWGFSNRMVDTAKFLVSKGVA; from the coding sequence ATGGCCATCAAGCTCGCCATCAACGGCTTCGGTCGTATCGGTCGCTGCATCCTGCGCGCCGCGCTCAGCCGCAAGGAAGACCTCGAGATCGTCGCCATCAACGACCTCGACAAGCCGTCGGCGCTGGCCCACCTGTTCAAGTACGACTCCGTGCACCGCACGTGGCCGGGTGAGGTTTCGCACACGGACAAGGGCATCGTGGTGAACGGCAAGGAGATCGCCGTCACCGCGGAGAAGGACCCCTCCGCGCTGCCCTGGAAGAACATGAACGTGGACGTGGTGATGGAGTGCACCGGCCGCTTCACGGCCCGTGACGCCGCCGCCAAGCACCTGGCCGCGGGCGCCAAGAAGGTCATCATCTCCGCGCCGGCCAAGGGCCCGGACATGACCATCGCGTACGGCATCAACCACCACGAGTACGACCCGGCCAAGCACCACATCGTCTCCAACGCCTCGTGCACCACCAACTGCCTGGCGCCCATCGCCAAGGTGCTGGTGGACAACTTCGGCGTCGAGAAGGGCCTGATGACGACGGTGCACAGCTACACCAACGACCAGCGCATCCTGGACCTCACCCACGAGGACATGCGCCGCGCCCGCGCCGCCGCGCTCTCCATGATCCCCACCAGCACCGGCGCCGCGAAGGCCATCGGTGAGGTGATCCCGTCGCTCAAGGGCAAGATGCACGGCATCTCCGTCCGCGTCCCCACCCCGAACGTGTCCCTGGTGGACCTGACGGTGAACACCACCAAGAAGGTCACGCCCGAGGAGGTCATCGCCGCGATGAAGGCCGCCGCCAACGGCCCGCTCAAGGGCGTGCTGGAGTTCAGCGACGCGCAGACGGTGTCGGTGGACTACAACGGCAACCCGCACTCGGCCATCTTCGACGCGACCAACTGCTTCGTGATGGGCGACAACATGCTCAAGGTCATGGCCTGGTACGACAACGAGTGGGGCTTCTCCAACCGCATGGTCGACACGGCGAAGTTCCTCGTGTCCAAGGGCGTGGCGTAA
- a CDS encoding N-acetylmuramoyl-L-alanine amidase, producing the protein MRTFLPSWSRSLALTLLCTSVLAHAQGTPEAFEGDDLGLEPPGVQYLPAPAPREHEQRRLAPDAPAVVRRETRAAKSNVKAAGVPQTRRGEGALSGKVIYLSPGHGFYRDNGLKRWATQRPNTWGVVEDFISVEVVSQELQPMLMAAGATVVSVRETDLNPLIATVDNGGTGYVESGDAARFHTSEQKGWAPPPVPMGNGVEPFTLGTTRTLDTAATSTARATWTPAVPADAAYNVYVSYGSDPTRATDAHYVVKHAGGESHFRVNQQRHGGTWVLLGRFYFKAGQHPESGAVVLENDSAQGTGATLSVDAVRLGGGRGLMGDAAQGPLLRPRFEESGRYHVQYSGAPFSVYAPSGANALSNERNADVTSRPRFAAWLHEEGEDAVYVAWHTNAGTSGTIRGTEGYVYGPNPVDGTLNFTGVKDSDVMARALLSQLETDLKREVDPNWRVRALRSANLGEVNPTHNPEMPSVLLEMAYHDNTTDAANLKEARVRHVAARAITQGLIKYFATRDGAAVHLPPETPGAVVARNATPGAVEVKWTAPPQVASEEGRDAPTAYRLYQSADGFGWDEGTEVQNTSATVTLSPGTLRYFRVAAVNAGGESFPSATVGVRVGATAPVLMVNAYERLDATVACGEELETPYDLEAPLRVYLEAMNDGSYLRQHGAAFAQSAVAFDSATGNAVAAGLVSPTGYRLVDWSTGRGGVGGAGLTRTEQDALRAFVTGGGHLMLSGGRTVSTLAAGSADDKLFLTDILRASLAEGAPAARVEGSAGGLLADLAATPLADGTLGAYPVGVTDVLAPTGGGADVLRYTGTSLGAGVHSAGTAPAGQVLVLGFPFEGLASNRERSRLVGAFLVRSGIVAQAPALPDADVTPGVSPRPLSSCVAVREVDPHPPVQPPPPPPPPEPTVVPTLPNDYSPKADSGCGCGAGAGTASGLWLLVGVIVQLRRARAKATHAKR; encoded by the coding sequence ATGCGAACGTTCCTTCCGTCCTGGTCGCGCTCGCTGGCGCTGACCCTGCTGTGCACCTCCGTCCTCGCTCACGCGCAGGGCACTCCCGAAGCGTTTGAAGGCGACGACCTGGGGTTGGAGCCGCCGGGTGTTCAATACCTGCCAGCTCCGGCCCCCCGCGAGCACGAGCAGCGCCGCCTGGCGCCGGACGCGCCCGCCGTGGTGCGGCGTGAGACGCGAGCCGCGAAGTCCAACGTGAAGGCCGCGGGCGTGCCGCAGACGCGCAGGGGCGAGGGCGCGCTGTCCGGCAAGGTCATCTACCTGAGCCCGGGCCACGGCTTCTATCGCGACAACGGGCTGAAGCGCTGGGCGACGCAGCGGCCCAACACCTGGGGCGTGGTGGAGGACTTCATCTCCGTGGAGGTGGTGTCGCAGGAGCTGCAGCCCATGCTGATGGCGGCGGGCGCCACGGTGGTGTCCGTGCGTGAGACGGACCTGAACCCGCTCATCGCCACCGTGGACAACGGCGGCACGGGCTACGTGGAGAGCGGGGACGCCGCGCGCTTCCACACCTCCGAGCAGAAGGGCTGGGCGCCTCCGCCCGTGCCCATGGGCAACGGGGTGGAGCCCTTCACGCTGGGCACCACGCGCACGCTGGACACGGCGGCCACCTCCACCGCGAGGGCGACGTGGACGCCGGCCGTGCCGGCGGACGCGGCCTACAACGTCTACGTCTCCTACGGCTCCGACCCCACGCGCGCGACGGACGCGCACTACGTGGTGAAGCACGCGGGTGGAGAGAGCCACTTCCGGGTGAACCAGCAGCGCCACGGCGGGACGTGGGTACTGCTGGGCCGCTTCTACTTCAAGGCGGGGCAGCACCCGGAGTCCGGCGCGGTGGTGCTGGAGAACGACTCGGCGCAGGGCACGGGCGCGACGCTGTCCGTGGACGCGGTGCGGCTGGGCGGTGGACGGGGCCTGATGGGTGACGCGGCGCAGGGGCCGCTCTTGCGTCCGCGCTTCGAGGAGAGCGGGCGCTACCACGTGCAGTACAGCGGGGCACCCTTCAGCGTGTACGCGCCGTCGGGGGCCAACGCGCTGTCCAACGAGCGCAACGCGGACGTGACGTCCCGGCCACGCTTCGCCGCGTGGCTGCACGAGGAGGGCGAGGACGCCGTCTACGTCGCGTGGCACACCAACGCGGGCACGTCCGGCACGATTCGGGGGACGGAGGGCTACGTCTACGGGCCCAACCCGGTGGACGGCACGCTCAACTTCACCGGCGTGAAGGACAGCGACGTGATGGCGCGAGCGCTCCTGTCGCAGCTTGAAACGGACCTGAAGCGCGAGGTGGATCCGAACTGGCGGGTGCGTGCCCTGCGCTCGGCGAACCTGGGCGAGGTGAACCCCACGCACAACCCGGAGATGCCCAGCGTGCTCCTGGAGATGGCGTACCACGACAACACGACGGACGCCGCGAACCTCAAGGAGGCCCGCGTCCGCCACGTGGCCGCGCGCGCCATCACCCAGGGCCTCATCAAGTACTTCGCGACCCGCGACGGTGCGGCGGTGCACCTGCCGCCGGAGACGCCGGGAGCGGTGGTGGCGCGCAACGCGACGCCCGGAGCGGTGGAGGTGAAGTGGACCGCGCCCCCGCAGGTCGCGTCGGAGGAGGGCCGCGACGCCCCCACGGCCTACCGGCTCTACCAGAGCGCGGACGGCTTCGGCTGGGACGAGGGTACGGAGGTCCAGAACACGTCGGCCACCGTCACGCTGTCGCCCGGCACGCTGCGCTACTTCCGCGTGGCGGCGGTGAACGCGGGCGGCGAGTCCTTCCCGTCCGCCACGGTGGGCGTGCGGGTGGGGGCCACCGCGCCAGTGCTGATGGTCAACGCGTACGAGCGGCTGGACGCGACGGTGGCGTGCGGCGAGGAGCTGGAGACGCCGTACGACCTGGAGGCCCCGCTGCGCGTCTACCTGGAGGCGATGAACGACGGCAGCTACCTGCGCCAGCACGGCGCGGCGTTCGCGCAGTCGGCGGTGGCCTTCGACAGCGCGACGGGCAACGCGGTGGCGGCGGGGCTGGTGTCGCCCACGGGCTACCGGCTGGTGGACTGGTCCACCGGGCGCGGAGGCGTGGGGGGCGCGGGCCTGACTCGGACGGAGCAGGACGCCCTGCGCGCGTTCGTCACCGGGGGCGGGCACCTGATGCTGTCGGGTGGACGCACGGTGTCCACGCTCGCGGCGGGGAGCGCGGACGACAAGCTGTTCCTCACGGACATCCTCCGGGCGTCCCTCGCGGAGGGGGCGCCGGCGGCCCGGGTGGAAGGCTCGGCGGGCGGGCTCCTCGCGGACCTGGCGGCCACGCCGCTGGCGGATGGGACGCTCGGCGCCTACCCGGTGGGGGTGACGGACGTGCTGGCGCCCACGGGCGGCGGCGCGGACGTGCTGCGCTACACCGGCACGTCGCTGGGCGCGGGCGTGCACTCCGCGGGCACGGCGCCCGCGGGCCAGGTGCTGGTGCTGGGCTTCCCGTTCGAGGGCCTTGCGTCCAATCGTGAGCGTTCGCGGCTGGTGGGCGCGTTCCTGGTGCGCTCGGGAATCGTCGCCCAGGCGCCGGCCCTGCCCGACGCGGACGTGACGCCCGGGGTCAGCCCCCGGCCGCTGTCGTCCTGCGTGGCGGTGCGGGAGGTGGATCCGCATCCGCCCGTGCAGCCGCCTCCGCCTCCTCCTCCGCCGGAACCCACGGTCGTTCCAACGCTCCCGAACGACTATTCCCCCAAGGCGGACAGCGGCTGCGGATGCGGGGCCGGCGCGGGAACGGCCTCCGGGCTCTGGCTGTTGGTCGGGGTGATTGTTCAGCTCCGGCGTGCACGCGCGAAAGCGACCCACGCGAAGCGTTGA
- a CDS encoding diacylglycerol kinase, with protein MTVPVSPRPQFPSRRSNGLFASFGHAWAGLIHTVAWQRNMRIHLISGVLVGLVGSGIPLGLAEKVTLIFCVLLIFFAEILNSALEQLVDLAVQQFDEKARLTKDAAAAGVLVLAGGTVVIFAAILINYWETVRTSTDAIFRQVALGLPLAGCATVLVLPQPRPAAVDVLAFLLAMGLLALTAPTSASLVFTALTAALLVIAAAAARERRRHPQP; from the coding sequence ATGACCGTTCCTGTATCCCCTCGTCCCCAGTTTCCCTCCCGCCGCAGCAACGGCCTGTTCGCTTCGTTCGGACATGCGTGGGCAGGGCTCATCCACACCGTGGCCTGGCAGCGCAACATGCGCATCCACCTCATCTCCGGCGTGCTCGTCGGGCTGGTGGGCAGCGGCATCCCGCTGGGGCTCGCGGAGAAGGTCACGCTCATCTTCTGCGTGCTGCTCATCTTCTTCGCGGAGATCCTGAACAGCGCGCTGGAGCAGTTGGTGGACCTGGCCGTGCAGCAGTTCGACGAGAAGGCCCGGCTCACCAAGGACGCGGCTGCGGCGGGCGTGCTCGTGCTCGCGGGCGGCACGGTCGTCATCTTCGCCGCCATCCTGATCAACTACTGGGAGACGGTGCGAACCAGCACGGACGCCATCTTCCGGCAGGTCGCGCTGGGGCTACCGCTGGCCGGCTGCGCCACGGTGCTCGTGCTGCCGCAACCCAGGCCCGCCGCCGTGGACGTGCTCGCGTTCCTGCTGGCCATGGGCCTGCTCGCGCTGACGGCGCCCACGTCCGCGAGCCTCGTCTTCACCGCGCTCACCGCCGCGCTGCTCGTCATCGCCGCAGCGGCAGCCCGCGAGCGCCGTCGCCACCCCCAGCCCTGA
- a CDS encoding NAD(P)/FAD-dependent oxidoreductase has product MAYRVNNIGLWLDEPEELLGQRAAEKLGVTRSDLASVRVVRSVLDARKKGSPRYIYTLEVELAPGRKAPRLPPDVSEAPPPPDLPPRVKEPEKLPLIIGTGPAGLFCALGLLERGVRSILLERGKEVVTRRKDVAKLMRDGSLDRESNMNFGEGGAGAYTDGKLSTRINHPMVRKVIEAFAKYGAPDHILIEGKPHIGSDLLPGAVAKLRDELIAGGCQVHFEQRVDDLLYRDGRVAGVKMADGRTLESDRVILAPGNSARELYERFAADGRVSVEAKPFALGFRAEHPQALINGIQYGSAAKHSKLPPADYKLAENLDVDGEVRGVYSFCMCPGGIVVPTPTEEGLQCTNGMSNSRRNAKYANAGIVVSVSVADFAREGFHGPLAGLEFQRHWEGEAYKLGGGRFFAPAQTIPDYLAGRVKKDPGDTSYRPGLAHTDLNKLFPERLTQSLKAALRTFDRKMKGFISDEGKLIGIESRTSSPVRITRGDDLQSVSMRGLYPVGEGCGYAGGIVSSAIDGLRAAEQIATELA; this is encoded by the coding sequence ATGGCGTACCGGGTGAACAACATCGGGCTGTGGCTGGACGAGCCGGAGGAGCTGCTCGGCCAGCGCGCCGCGGAGAAGCTGGGAGTCACCCGGAGTGACCTCGCCTCCGTGCGGGTGGTGCGCTCGGTGCTGGATGCGCGCAAGAAGGGCAGCCCGCGTTACATCTACACGCTGGAGGTGGAGCTGGCTCCGGGCCGCAAGGCGCCGCGGCTGCCCCCGGACGTGAGCGAGGCCCCGCCCCCGCCGGACCTGCCGCCGCGCGTGAAGGAGCCGGAGAAGCTGCCGCTCATCATCGGCACCGGCCCCGCGGGGTTGTTCTGCGCGCTGGGCCTGCTGGAGCGCGGCGTGCGCAGCATCCTGCTGGAGCGCGGCAAGGAAGTGGTGACGCGCCGCAAGGACGTGGCGAAGCTCATGCGCGACGGGTCGCTCGACCGCGAGAGCAACATGAACTTCGGCGAGGGCGGCGCGGGCGCGTACACGGACGGCAAGCTGTCCACGCGCATCAACCACCCCATGGTGCGCAAGGTGATTGAAGCCTTCGCGAAGTACGGCGCGCCGGACCACATCCTCATCGAGGGCAAGCCGCACATCGGCTCCGACCTCTTGCCCGGCGCGGTGGCGAAGCTGCGCGACGAGCTCATCGCGGGCGGCTGCCAGGTGCACTTCGAGCAGCGCGTGGACGACCTGCTCTACCGCGACGGCCGCGTGGCGGGCGTGAAGATGGCGGACGGGCGCACGCTGGAGAGCGACCGCGTCATCCTGGCGCCGGGCAACTCCGCTCGCGAGCTGTACGAGCGCTTCGCCGCCGACGGCCGGGTGAGCGTGGAGGCCAAGCCCTTCGCGCTGGGCTTCCGCGCGGAGCACCCGCAGGCGCTGATCAACGGCATCCAGTACGGCTCCGCGGCGAAGCACTCCAAGCTGCCGCCCGCGGACTACAAGCTGGCGGAGAACCTGGACGTGGACGGCGAGGTGCGCGGCGTCTACTCGTTCTGCATGTGCCCCGGCGGCATCGTGGTGCCCACGCCCACGGAAGAGGGGCTGCAGTGCACCAACGGCATGAGCAACTCGCGGCGCAACGCGAAGTACGCCAACGCGGGCATCGTCGTGTCCGTGTCCGTCGCGGACTTCGCGCGCGAGGGCTTCCACGGGCCGCTCGCGGGCCTGGAGTTCCAGCGGCACTGGGAGGGCGAGGCCTACAAGCTGGGCGGAGGCCGCTTCTTCGCGCCCGCGCAGACGATTCCGGACTACCTGGCCGGCCGCGTGAAGAAGGACCCCGGCGACACCAGCTACCGCCCGGGCCTGGCGCACACGGACCTGAACAAGCTCTTCCCGGAGCGGCTGACGCAGTCGCTCAAGGCGGCGCTGCGCACGTTCGACCGGAAGATGAAGGGCTTCATCAGCGACGAGGGGAAGCTCATCGGCATCGAGAGCCGGACGTCCTCGCCGGTGCGCATCACCCGGGGTGACGACCTGCAATCCGTGTCCATGCGCGGCCTGTATCCGGTCGGCGAGGGGTGCGGCTACGCGGGGGGCATCGTGTCCTCCGCCATTGATGGACTGCGCGCCGCTGAGCAGATTGCAACAGAGCTGGCTTGA
- a CDS encoding class I SAM-dependent rRNA methyltransferase: MLSTYLSREAARKLRHGAPWLRREDIISMEGEPQPGTPMQLKDEDGHVLGLGDVDLQASYAVRRLGLPDESVEGLIPRHVRHAFERRGRLVDDPRFCRIVNDDGDGLPGLIVDRYDQHFVVQTLTRSMDARQEEITRTLGEVTGAASVLLRNDTLRRKALGLPAQRPHVMYGTPPRWCRLLEMGARFTVDLTYGRGTGYSYDHRELRRFLGRTGNGDRVLDVACNVGGLFVHAGRHGAKHILAFDGNADAADLARENAEANGLLGRVTVEQGEPLAVLRALKDTFDLVLLDTLGVASEEDFIEQVRLALRRTRHGGRLLVVGYHPPLALGSFTECVATACEQEARIAFRLVRMGLPPDHPAPVGSPGAEYLEAVALEVS, encoded by the coding sequence TTGCTCAGCACCTACCTGTCCCGAGAAGCCGCTCGCAAGCTTCGCCATGGCGCCCCCTGGCTGCGCCGCGAGGACATCATCTCCATGGAAGGCGAGCCGCAGCCCGGCACGCCCATGCAGCTGAAGGACGAGGACGGGCATGTCCTGGGGCTGGGAGACGTGGACCTCCAGGCTTCGTACGCCGTGCGCCGGCTGGGCCTGCCGGACGAGTCCGTGGAGGGGCTCATCCCCCGCCACGTGCGCCACGCGTTCGAGCGCCGCGGCCGGCTGGTGGACGACCCGCGCTTCTGCCGCATCGTCAACGATGACGGGGACGGGCTGCCGGGCCTCATCGTGGACCGGTATGATCAGCACTTCGTCGTCCAGACGCTCACCCGCTCCATGGACGCGCGGCAGGAGGAGATCACCCGCACGCTGGGAGAGGTGACGGGGGCGGCCTCCGTGCTGCTTCGCAACGACACGCTCCGGCGCAAGGCGCTGGGCCTGCCCGCGCAGCGCCCGCACGTGATGTACGGCACGCCGCCGCGCTGGTGCCGCCTGCTGGAGATGGGCGCGCGCTTCACCGTGGACCTCACCTACGGCCGGGGCACGGGCTATTCGTACGACCACCGCGAGCTGCGCCGCTTCCTGGGACGCACCGGCAACGGGGACCGGGTGCTGGACGTGGCGTGCAACGTGGGCGGCCTCTTCGTCCACGCGGGGCGGCACGGGGCGAAGCACATCCTCGCCTTCGACGGCAACGCGGACGCGGCGGACCTGGCGCGGGAGAACGCGGAGGCCAACGGGCTGCTCGGCCGGGTGACGGTGGAACAGGGCGAGCCGCTGGCCGTGCTCCGGGCCCTCAAGGACACCTTCGACCTGGTGCTGCTCGACACGCTGGGGGTGGCGTCCGAGGAGGACTTCATCGAACAGGTGCGGCTGGCCCTGCGGCGTACCCGCCATGGCGGACGGCTGCTCGTGGTCGGATATCACCCACCGCTGGCGCTGGGCTCGTTCACGGAGTGCGTGGCCACGGCCTGCGAGCAGGAGGCGCGCATCGCATTCCGGCTGGTACGGATGGGACTGCCGCCGGACCACCCGGCGCCGGTCGGCTCCCCAGGGGCCGAGTACCTGGAGGCGGTGGCGCTCGAGGTGAGCTGA
- a CDS encoding OB-fold nucleic acid binding domain-containing protein, with amino-acid sequence MTTENESQAATSSTPEASVETVRKVYAADLREKDRVNTVFRVTKKEKVNARSGKVFLSLSLADKSGTVDARVFDKVDALEPVFQNGDYVLVQGSVIVFHGRTQVVVEAVERLDPEPLDPKEFEPPPAPPAEAKAESKAGEAKSGDAKAESKSGEAKSGEAKSGDAKQAEGKSERHEGGGGGPRAVGQIRELVTERVNDPFVKQLLLAFLDDAQVSSALPVAPAAKGVHHAWRGGLAEHVLSVMRLTLRVSDHYPMADRDLLLAGAFLHDVMKGGDGASDKGFDTSDEGRLVGHAVLAAQKIREKTLGIPGFPPLLEQHLTHLAISQSGASGAPGAKVPVTLEAQIVDTLSSLDARISSWVEAMQRDPNERWTDHLRAYDRSLWKGFVPTGRGRAPVEGGRRKHREEKRKARADKGPPSQAGEGSPPAPASQEARPERPPRPPREPRAERPPREDRGPREERPARPPREDRPPRDPKSLPGELTFKPFSALAPAPKSGGEGGGSSEG; translated from the coding sequence ATGACAACCGAAAACGAGTCCCAGGCCGCGACCTCTTCCACCCCGGAGGCTTCCGTCGAGACCGTCCGCAAGGTGTACGCGGCGGACCTGCGCGAGAAGGACCGGGTCAACACCGTCTTCCGCGTCACCAAGAAGGAGAAGGTGAACGCGCGCAGCGGCAAGGTGTTCCTGTCGCTGTCCCTGGCCGACAAGAGCGGCACGGTGGACGCGCGCGTCTTCGACAAGGTGGACGCGCTCGAACCCGTCTTCCAGAACGGTGACTACGTCCTCGTGCAGGGCAGCGTCATCGTCTTCCACGGCCGCACCCAGGTCGTCGTGGAGGCCGTGGAGCGGCTGGATCCGGAGCCGCTCGACCCCAAGGAGTTCGAGCCGCCCCCTGCCCCGCCCGCCGAGGCGAAGGCCGAGTCCAAGGCCGGCGAAGCGAAGTCCGGCGACGCGAAGGCCGAGTCCAAGTCCGGCGAAGCGAAGTCCGGCGAAGCGAAGTCCGGCGACGCGAAGCAGGCAGAGGGCAAGTCCGAGCGCCACGAGGGCGGCGGCGGTGGCCCGCGCGCGGTGGGGCAGATCCGCGAGCTCGTCACCGAGCGCGTCAACGACCCGTTCGTGAAGCAGCTGCTGCTGGCGTTCCTGGACGACGCGCAGGTGTCCTCGGCGCTGCCGGTGGCTCCTGCCGCCAAGGGCGTGCACCACGCGTGGCGCGGCGGGCTGGCCGAGCACGTCCTGTCGGTGATGCGCCTGACGCTGCGCGTGTCGGATCACTACCCCATGGCGGACCGCGACCTGCTCCTGGCCGGCGCGTTCCTGCACGACGTGATGAAGGGCGGCGACGGGGCGTCCGACAAGGGCTTCGACACCTCCGACGAGGGCCGGCTGGTGGGCCACGCGGTGCTGGCCGCGCAGAAGATCCGCGAGAAGACCCTGGGCATCCCGGGCTTCCCGCCGCTCCTGGAGCAGCACCTGACGCACCTGGCGATCTCCCAGTCGGGGGCGTCCGGCGCTCCCGGCGCCAAGGTGCCGGTGACGCTGGAGGCGCAGATCGTCGACACGCTCAGCTCGCTCGACGCGCGCATCTCCTCGTGGGTGGAGGCCATGCAGCGCGATCCGAACGAGCGCTGGACGGACCACCTGCGCGCGTACGACCGCTCCCTCTGGAAGGGCTTCGTGCCCACCGGTCGTGGCAGAGCTCCGGTGGAGGGTGGCCGCCGCAAGCACCGCGAGGAGAAGCGCAAGGCGCGCGCCGACAAGGGCCCGCCGTCCCAGGCTGGCGAGGGCAGCCCCCCCGCCCCCGCGTCCCAGGAGGCCCGTCCGGAGCGTCCGCCGCGGCCTCCCCGCGAGCCCCGCGCCGAGCGTCCGCCGCGTGAGGACCGGGGTCCCCGCGAGGAGCGCCCCGCCCGTCCGCCGCGCGAGGACCGTCCGCCCCGCGACCCCAAGAGCCTGCCCGGCGAGCTGACCTTCAAGCCGTTCAGCGCGCTGGCGCCGGCCCCGAAGTCCGGTGGTGAGGGTGGTGGCTCCTCGGAGGGCTGA
- a CDS encoding HD domain-containing phosphohydrolase: protein MAKRLGERLIEAGLVTPGAVEQGLEHQKITGHKLGDCLVELGLLQEAALLRLLANEFQTRFVTADKLAKVRIDTKVLDKLPVRLAEAQNVLPLAVDPERKLLSVVAAEPQNKSLLDEIALVTGMSEVYAYIGLRSAISAAIRKHYYGDPTAFTTLLEGPSANNGPRRPDTPSNTHVGAEPGRGGSSAGRSSATSLSMRLETDARMRLQRGGSGTNVARVSTQRREPGGPRGLISDTDYVETLSLMVGLLEQDRPRHRGHSAQLARQAGIVGQRMGMPHKELAALSIAAYLHDLGKPPERHYSLASNAANPEWKAQAKACCRAPTKLFETVHLPAQVNTILAQLYEAWDGSGTPQGAKGEDITLGARILAAVDSFLELTKNPGNAHGRVFTKQQALEHLKKNAGVLYDPVVADIVGQLQSGALLVHRLASEGRQVLIAEPDEATRGELLEAVLKQELVAHALSTLDGALDGLSRQDCDVLVVSLRLGQQEVMDLLEAVRSTPESAGLPIAVVGEPDAQARERLLMAGATAVLSPSDKAEVARTVLSLFQDRVQHNGPGRVVRGSFDELPPKELLRTLGGGKKSGKLQLRSHTLEGSLHLERGRVVHAAFGGHAGEPALQALLKLKQADFVYDPDALLLDMPQLDQDLEALANALTPA from the coding sequence ATGGCGAAGCGGCTGGGAGAGCGGTTGATTGAGGCCGGCCTCGTGACTCCGGGGGCCGTGGAGCAGGGTCTGGAGCACCAGAAGATCACCGGCCACAAGCTGGGGGACTGTCTGGTGGAGCTGGGCCTGCTCCAGGAGGCCGCGCTGCTGCGGCTCCTGGCCAACGAGTTCCAGACCCGCTTCGTCACCGCGGACAAGCTGGCCAAGGTCCGCATCGACACGAAGGTGTTGGACAAGCTGCCGGTACGGCTGGCGGAAGCGCAGAACGTGCTCCCGCTGGCCGTGGATCCGGAGCGCAAGCTGCTGTCGGTGGTGGCCGCCGAGCCGCAGAACAAGTCGCTGCTCGACGAGATCGCCCTCGTCACCGGCATGTCGGAGGTCTACGCGTACATCGGCCTGCGCAGCGCCATCTCCGCGGCCATCCGCAAGCACTACTACGGCGACCCCACGGCGTTCACCACGCTGCTGGAGGGCCCCTCCGCGAACAATGGCCCCCGCCGTCCGGACACCCCGTCGAACACGCACGTGGGCGCGGAGCCCGGGCGCGGCGGGAGCTCCGCAGGACGCAGCAGCGCCACCAGCCTGAGCATGCGGCTGGAGACGGACGCGCGCATGCGGTTGCAGCGTGGCGGCAGCGGCACCAACGTGGCGCGCGTCTCCACGCAGCGGCGCGAGCCGGGCGGCCCGCGCGGGCTCATCAGCGACACGGACTACGTGGAGACGCTGAGCCTGATGGTGGGCCTGCTGGAGCAGGACCGGCCCCGGCACCGGGGACACTCCGCGCAGCTGGCGCGGCAGGCGGGCATCGTCGGCCAGCGCATGGGCATGCCCCACAAGGAGCTGGCGGCGCTGTCCATCGCGGCGTACCTGCACGACCTGGGCAAGCCCCCGGAGCGGCACTACTCGCTGGCGAGCAACGCGGCCAATCCGGAGTGGAAGGCGCAGGCCAAGGCGTGCTGCCGCGCGCCCACGAAGCTTTTCGAGACGGTGCACCTGCCCGCGCAGGTGAACACCATCCTGGCGCAGCTGTACGAGGCCTGGGACGGCTCCGGCACGCCCCAGGGCGCCAAGGGCGAGGACATCACCCTGGGCGCGCGCATCCTGGCGGCGGTGGACAGCTTCCTGGAGTTGACCAAGAACCCGGGCAACGCGCACGGCCGGGTCTTCACCAAGCAGCAGGCGCTGGAGCACCTGAAGAAGAACGCGGGCGTGCTCTACGATCCGGTGGTCGCGGACATCGTCGGGCAGCTGCAGAGCGGCGCGCTGCTGGTGCACCGGCTGGCCAGCGAGGGCCGCCAGGTGCTCATCGCGGAGCCGGACGAGGCCACGCGCGGCGAGCTGCTGGAGGCGGTGCTCAAGCAGGAGCTGGTGGCGCACGCGCTGTCCACGCTGGACGGCGCGCTGGACGGCCTGTCGCGGCAGGACTGCGACGTGCTGGTGGTGAGCCTGCGGCTGGGCCAGCAGGAGGTGATGGACCTGCTGGAGGCTGTGCGCTCCACGCCGGAGAGCGCGGGCCTGCCCATCGCCGTGGTGGGCGAACCGGATGCCCAGGCGCGCGAGCGGCTGCTCATGGCGGGCGCGACGGCGGTGCTCTCCCCGAGCGACAAGGCGGAGGTCGCCCGCACGGTGCTGTCCCTCTTCCAGGACCGCGTGCAGCACAACGGCCCGGGCCGGGTGGTGCGCGGCAGCTTCGACGAGCTGCCCCCGAAGGAGCTGTTGCGCACGCTGGGCGGCGGCAAGAAGAGCGGGAAGCTCCAGCTGCGGAGCCACACGCTGGAGGGCTCGCTGCACCTGGAGCGCGGCCGCGTGGTGCACGCGGCGTTCGGCGGCCACGCGGGCGAACCCGCGCTGCAGGCCCTGCTGAAGCTGAAGCAGGCGGACTTCGTCTACGACCCGGACGCGCTGCTCCTGGACATGCCGCAGCTGGACCAGGACCTGGAGGCCCTGGCCAACGCGCTCACGCCAGCGTGA